A window of the Pelagicoccus albus genome harbors these coding sequences:
- the aroA gene encoding 3-phosphoshikimate 1-carboxyvinyltransferase — MQDPLPIRPFTKPVRGSVTVPGSKSITNRALILAALADGETLLENCLFSEDTEIMVKALQDLGFEVTPDAEAKTISILGLGGDIPNKEAEIFVGNSGTSARFLTAFLCLSEGGQYRLDGVPQMRKRPIADLAQTLNQLGGQIETTDGFAPLTIKAQGLAGGKATIDASSSSQFVSALIMAAPYAEQGIQIELTDTSVRRSYIDMTLEMLVQFGIPKSNLAASETGYDIKPCPYYKAKPQGYQVEGDASAASYFFALPVAVTGELEVLGVTQNSLQGDIAFSSRMEEAGAYIEWTKSSAIVRYEPGAEPESLEGSFYPYSDTFLTAAAIAPLCQGTTKIEGIAHTRHQECDRVAAMADGLKRIGQSVEETEGSLSISPAPLKPATIATYHDHRVAMSFGVLACFDALGNGEPWLKIEDPSCCKKTFPDFFEVLESLRQQSENASSDA; from the coding sequence ATGCAAGACCCTCTCCCCATTCGTCCTTTCACCAAGCCGGTTCGCGGAAGCGTGACCGTGCCGGGTTCCAAAAGCATTACCAATCGGGCACTGATTCTCGCGGCCCTAGCCGATGGCGAAACTCTTTTGGAAAATTGCCTCTTCAGCGAGGACACCGAGATCATGGTCAAAGCCTTGCAAGACCTAGGCTTTGAGGTAACTCCGGACGCCGAAGCGAAGACCATTTCCATCCTCGGACTCGGCGGCGATATCCCGAACAAGGAAGCAGAGATCTTCGTCGGCAACTCCGGAACTTCCGCTCGTTTCCTAACCGCATTTCTCTGCCTGAGCGAAGGCGGCCAATACCGGCTCGACGGCGTTCCGCAAATGAGGAAACGCCCCATCGCGGATCTGGCCCAAACGCTCAACCAGCTTGGGGGCCAGATCGAAACCACAGACGGTTTCGCCCCGCTCACCATCAAAGCGCAGGGGCTCGCAGGAGGAAAAGCGACCATCGACGCATCCTCTTCCAGCCAATTCGTTTCGGCTCTCATTATGGCTGCCCCTTACGCTGAGCAAGGTATCCAGATCGAGCTTACCGATACCAGCGTGAGACGTAGCTACATCGACATGACTCTAGAGATGCTCGTCCAATTCGGAATTCCGAAATCAAACCTAGCGGCGTCCGAAACTGGCTACGACATCAAGCCCTGCCCTTATTACAAAGCTAAACCCCAAGGCTACCAAGTCGAGGGTGACGCCTCAGCGGCGAGCTACTTTTTCGCCTTACCTGTCGCGGTAACCGGTGAATTAGAAGTTCTCGGCGTAACGCAAAATTCTCTGCAGGGCGACATCGCCTTTTCAAGCCGCATGGAGGAAGCCGGAGCTTACATCGAGTGGACCAAGAGCTCCGCCATCGTTCGCTACGAACCGGGAGCCGAACCCGAATCCCTCGAGGGCAGTTTCTATCCCTACTCCGACACCTTTCTGACTGCCGCAGCGATCGCGCCGCTTTGCCAAGGCACGACCAAGATCGAAGGCATTGCCCACACACGGCATCAGGAATGCGACCGTGTGGCAGCCATGGCCGATGGTTTGAAAAGAATCGGACAATCGGTGGAAGAAACCGAGGGCTCCTTGTCCATTTCTCCTGCCCCACTAAAGCCCGCCACCATCGCCACCTACCACGATCATCGAGTCGCCATGAGCTTCGGAGTCTTGGCTTGCTTTGATGCGCTGGGTAATGGCGAGCCTTGGCTGAAAATCGAAGATCCGAGCTGCTGCAAAAAAACCTTCCCTGACTTTTTCGAGGTTCTAGAAAGCCTCAGACAACAAAGCGAAAACGCCTCTTCCGATGCCTAA
- a CDS encoding twitching motility protein PilT, which yields MKQSVIILRAILLAFCALGGFGVWYAYDTLGSVWLCMTVALLIGSLLILIDMLLKGFSLRGLSALTFGLFAGIIASHLITISPLFDSGDPQVIYISRVGVFVAVTYLGAIIALRGRDEFNLVIPYVRFDPQTVESPIAVVDESALVDGRIYKLASARLLVSVLSVPTFVVDELNSLAHSELEEERNRGKRGLKTLADLRTIEHVEVRIHDSEVHSRQSREEKILFIVQSLKGRLLATSESLINRAKQEGVPYVDMLGLAKSLSQEVIVGQTVSVKLVKTGREDSQGVGYLEDGSMVVVNGAADLVGSNILIEVDSIIPTSGGRMVFGKILGQEL from the coding sequence ATGAAACAGTCGGTCATTATCCTGCGTGCCATACTATTGGCGTTTTGCGCCCTTGGTGGGTTTGGGGTTTGGTATGCCTACGATACGCTAGGAAGCGTGTGGCTGTGTATGACTGTGGCTCTATTGATTGGGAGCCTGCTCATCTTGATCGACATGTTGCTCAAGGGCTTCTCGCTGAGGGGCTTATCGGCTCTTACTTTTGGATTGTTCGCCGGGATTATCGCCTCCCATCTCATCACGATCTCCCCATTGTTTGATTCAGGCGACCCGCAGGTCATCTACATTTCACGAGTCGGTGTATTTGTGGCGGTCACCTATCTGGGCGCCATTATCGCTCTCAGAGGTCGCGACGAATTTAATCTCGTCATCCCTTACGTTCGATTCGACCCACAAACGGTGGAAAGCCCCATCGCTGTGGTGGACGAGAGCGCTTTGGTTGACGGCCGGATCTACAAGCTCGCCTCGGCCAGATTGCTGGTGAGCGTGCTGTCCGTACCGACTTTTGTGGTGGACGAGCTAAATTCTTTGGCCCATTCGGAGCTCGAAGAGGAGCGAAATCGTGGCAAACGCGGGCTCAAGACGCTGGCCGACCTGCGGACTATCGAGCATGTGGAGGTCCGCATCCACGATAGCGAAGTTCATAGCAGGCAAAGTCGGGAGGAGAAAATTCTCTTCATCGTGCAAAGTCTCAAGGGTCGCCTGTTGGCCACGAGCGAATCTCTCATAAACCGAGCGAAGCAGGAAGGCGTGCCCTATGTCGATATGCTTGGTCTGGCGAAGTCGCTTTCTCAGGAAGTGATTGTTGGCCAAACGGTTTCCGTCAAGCTGGTCAAAACCGGTCGCGAGGATAGCCAGGGAGTAGGATATCTCGAGGACGGTTCCATGGTCGTGGTCAATGGAGCTGCCGATCTGGTGGGCAGCAATATCCTGATCGAGGTCGATAGCATCATCCCGACCAGTGGTGGGCGAATGGTCTTCGGCAAGATTCTCGGGCAAGAATTGTAA
- a CDS encoding prephenate dehydrogenase/arogenate dehydrogenase family protein — MFKSIAIVAPGLLGASLAIAISEKGLAQNVAIWARRQAAVDALKSQSWCQKASVDLEEACQDAELIVLCSPVNSIISLSQQIATIAQNSPIVTDVGSVKDEIVRECQTALVGKARFIGSHPMAGSEKTGMENACSTLFDGKTCFVTPTDDSDPEALEKTIAFWKAVGSQVVVENPQKHDEIVAQVSHLPHVIATSLSTFLASRCPAAADYCGNGLRDTTRVASGSPALWQEIIAQNRTEVLKAIADFQTHLKKLYHQIEEKTDSKLFQELSLGKEFRDQL; from the coding sequence GTGTTTAAATCAATCGCCATCGTCGCCCCCGGACTTCTCGGAGCTTCCCTAGCCATCGCCATCAGCGAGAAAGGCCTCGCCCAAAACGTGGCAATCTGGGCTCGTCGCCAGGCGGCAGTGGACGCTTTGAAGAGCCAATCCTGGTGTCAAAAAGCGAGCGTTGATCTTGAGGAAGCCTGCCAGGACGCGGAGCTCATCGTACTCTGCTCGCCGGTGAACAGCATCATTAGCCTCAGCCAGCAAATCGCCACTATTGCCCAGAACAGCCCCATCGTCACCGACGTAGGCAGCGTGAAGGACGAGATCGTGCGGGAGTGTCAAACCGCTCTAGTCGGAAAAGCTCGATTCATCGGATCTCACCCCATGGCAGGATCGGAAAAGACAGGCATGGAAAACGCCTGTAGCACCTTGTTCGATGGAAAAACTTGTTTTGTCACCCCCACTGACGACTCCGATCCGGAAGCCTTGGAAAAAACAATCGCTTTCTGGAAGGCGGTCGGATCCCAAGTCGTAGTCGAAAACCCGCAAAAACACGATGAGATCGTAGCTCAAGTCAGCCACTTGCCGCACGTCATTGCCACTTCACTCTCCACCTTCCTCGCTTCCAGATGTCCCGCCGCAGCTGACTACTGCGGAAACGGACTTCGCGACACCACGCGAGTCGCATCTGGAAGTCCGGCTCTCTGGCAGGAAATCATCGCTCAAAACCGTACGGAAGTGCTCAAAGCCATCGCGGATTTCCAAACACACCTGAAAAAACTGTACCATCAGATAGAAGAAAAGACCGACTCAAAGCTGTTTCAGGAGCTGAGCCTCGGTAAGGAATTTCGAGACCAACTGTAG
- a CDS encoding SAM-dependent methyltransferase, whose amino-acid sequence MDLNQWDERYSAEEFIYGTKPNDFLASKADLIPQGPVICLADGEGRNGVFLATQGHSVTSIDSSRVGLQKASKLAEKNGVQIETLCCDLAEYEFEPNSATGIVSIFCHLPPELRKKVHAQVYSALKPGGIFILEGYTPEQLKLGTGGPPVADLMHTLDQLKDELSGLEILHAQEVKREVIEGTFHTGMASVVQFVGRKKIASSRAERR is encoded by the coding sequence GAATCAATGGGACGAACGTTACTCCGCGGAGGAATTCATCTACGGAACAAAACCAAACGATTTTCTCGCCAGTAAGGCGGACCTGATTCCCCAAGGTCCCGTGATTTGCCTCGCCGACGGCGAAGGTCGCAACGGCGTCTTTCTCGCGACCCAAGGCCACTCTGTCACTTCCATTGACTCCTCCAGAGTCGGCTTACAGAAGGCGTCTAAACTGGCCGAGAAAAACGGGGTCCAGATCGAAACGCTTTGCTGCGACTTGGCTGAATACGAATTCGAGCCAAATTCCGCGACTGGTATCGTATCCATTTTTTGCCACCTCCCCCCAGAGCTGCGAAAAAAAGTCCACGCCCAAGTCTATTCTGCCTTGAAGCCGGGCGGGATCTTTATCTTGGAAGGCTACACCCCTGAGCAATTGAAACTGGGCACCGGAGGTCCTCCGGTCGCCGATTTGATGCATACGCTCGATCAGCTGAAAGATGAACTGAGCGGACTAGAAATACTCCACGCACAAGAAGTGAAACGAGAAGTCATCGAAGGTACGTTTCACACCGGCATGGCCTCCGTCGTCCAATTTGTAGGGCGAAAAAAAATAGCGTCCTCCCGAGCGGAAAGACGCTAA
- a CDS encoding aldose epimerase family protein has translation MDFYTLENKNGLKLKFTNFGGIVSEIHVPDRDGNFADITLGFETLDEYVDHNNDYFGALIGRYGNRIGKCRFQLDGNKVDGLLANDGVNHLHGGKVGFDKVEWKAEPVSGEGYSGMKLSYTSKDGEEGYPGKLDVTVTYKLTDKDEWVIEYEATTDKPTVFNPTNHAYFNLAGHDGASPVDHEMMINAKFFTATDDGGIPTGEILSVAGTDMDFREAKVYGETVDSEDTLISQLGGYDHNWILDKQYGELGLAAVAFDPKSGREMKVFTTEPGVQFYAGNFLNGTLTGKGGKVYQKREGFCLETQHFPDSPNKGHFPDTTLRPGQVFKSTTIYAFGVR, from the coding sequence ATGGATTTCTATACCCTTGAAAACAAAAACGGTTTGAAGCTGAAGTTCACCAATTTCGGCGGAATCGTTTCTGAAATTCACGTACCCGATCGTGACGGAAATTTTGCCGACATCACTTTGGGATTTGAGACTCTGGATGAGTACGTGGATCACAATAACGACTACTTTGGCGCATTGATCGGACGTTATGGAAACCGGATAGGAAAATGTCGTTTCCAACTGGATGGAAATAAGGTGGACGGCCTTTTGGCCAATGATGGGGTCAACCACTTGCACGGCGGAAAAGTCGGCTTCGACAAGGTGGAATGGAAGGCCGAACCGGTTTCCGGAGAAGGCTATAGCGGCATGAAGCTCAGCTATACCAGTAAAGACGGAGAAGAAGGGTATCCGGGCAAGTTGGACGTAACGGTTACCTACAAGCTAACTGATAAGGACGAATGGGTCATCGAATACGAGGCCACCACCGACAAACCCACCGTGTTCAATCCAACCAACCATGCCTACTTCAATTTGGCGGGTCACGATGGAGCTTCCCCCGTAGATCACGAGATGATGATCAACGCGAAATTCTTCACCGCGACCGACGACGGCGGAATTCCGACCGGAGAGATTCTCAGCGTTGCGGGGACGGATATGGATTTCCGCGAGGCCAAGGTCTACGGAGAGACTGTCGATTCCGAAGATACCCTAATTAGCCAGCTGGGAGGATACGACCACAACTGGATTCTCGATAAGCAGTACGGTGAACTAGGTTTGGCAGCTGTGGCATTCGATCCGAAGTCAGGGCGCGAAATGAAGGTGTTCACCACGGAGCCAGGCGTACAATTTTACGCGGGCAATTTCTTGAACGGGACGCTGACCGGCAAAGGCGGCAAGGTTTACCAAAAACGTGAAGGCTTCTGTTTGGAGACGCAGCACTTTCCGGATTCGCCGAACAAGGGACATTTCCCAGACACCACTTTGCGTCCGGGGCAAGTTTTCAAGTCCACCACGATCTACGCGTTTGGCGTTCGCTAG